The nucleotide window TAGGGTTTCGGTTTTGGAATCATATATTTATCTAAGAATAGTTTAGTTTTTTAGATATCGTGTTCCAACGGGCATTGGAAGAAAGCATCTTCTTAGTGAAAACCTCAGCGGTCCTGCCCGCCCCGATGTTACACCGGGACAAGCAGGCGGGTAATAAAAAATTCTTCAAACCTCTTGATGCTTTTATGTGCCCTGCCCGCTTTGAGCAAACTCTTGGTTTTGCCCAGAGGCGGGCAAGCGGGAGGTTTGACAGTTGTTTTGGCATTTAAGTAAAATACGCAATTGGGGCAGTAGCTCAGCTGGGAGAGCGCATCCTTCGCATGGATGAGGTCGCCGGTTCAATCCCGGTCTGCTCCACCGTAACAAAAAAATATAATGGATAGTTTAGTTAATAAACGAGCCTGTGTTTGAAATTATTCGCAAGTTTTACAGGTCTTATATCAGTCTTATTTATCCGCTGAAGTGCGTTGTTTGTAATTTGCTTTTTTCTGCGGAAGAATCAAACAACGAATATATTTGCTCGGGTTGCTTTAAAAAAATAAAGTTTGTCATTACTTCTATATGCGAAAAATGTGGCAGGCTGTCCAATTCGGCTATTTGTTCCGAGTGTAATAAAAACTCTAAGATTTTTTTTGACAAGGCTTTTCACGTTGCCATATATGACGGAGTATTCAAAGAACTTCTTTGTCTTTTTAAATACAGCAAAAATGATTATTTAGATAGATTTTTGGCGGGATTTTTTACGGAAATAATTTCTCAAAAACCGTTTTTAAAAGAATCTGATTTTATTGTTCCGGTTCCTTTGCATTGGTATGAGAAATTAAAAAGAGGTTATAATCAGACTGAACTTTTGGCTTGTGAAGTGAGTAAAAAAACAGGCATACCTGTTTTATTCAACAAATTGATAAAACACAAAAAGATTTTTTCTCAAACAGCGCTTTTGGGCAGGGAGAGATTTAAAAATGTAAAAGGAGCTTTTAAGGTTAAGAATCCTGGGATTTTAGAGAATAAGAAAATCCTTCTCATAGATGATGTTTTTACGACTGGCGCAACCGCAAACGAGTGCGCAAAAGAGCTTCGGAAAGCCAAAGTAAAACAAATAAACATAATAACGCTTGCCTGTAGTGGCGAGATTTGACATATAATCGACACAATACATATAATTCTCATTTGTTGAAACTTAAAGTTGGATAATATGAATGGAGAAAAGATGCTGACAGCAGTTATAGAAAGAGACCTGATTATACCTGAACTTCAAGCCAAGGATAAGGAAGGCGCGATTAAAGAAATGGCTTCTAAATTTAAAAAAGCGGAAATAATTAAAAATGAGGATGTATTTATAAAAGCCGTAAATACAAGAGAAGCATTAGAAAGTACGGCTATAGGAGGATTTATAGCTATACCGCATGCCCGTTCCGACACGGTAATGGAACTGACTGTTGCTTTGGGGAAATCCTCTCAAGGAATTGAATTCAAATCTTTAGACAATAAACCAGTTCATCTGATATTTATGATAGCCTGTCCTCCCAGCGAAACTAAAACCTACCTTCAAGTTTTAGCAGGCATTGCCAGACTTTGTAAAAATGAAAAGATTAGGAAGAGACTCATAAAAACCAAAGATATGGATAAAATAATGTGTTTCCTTGAAGGGTTTAATATTG belongs to bacterium and includes:
- a CDS encoding ComF family protein — its product is MFEIIRKFYRSYISLIYPLKCVVCNLLFSAEESNNEYICSGCFKKIKFVITSICEKCGRLSNSAICSECNKNSKIFFDKAFHVAIYDGVFKELLCLFKYSKNDYLDRFLAGFFTEIISQKPFLKESDFIVPVPLHWYEKLKRGYNQTELLACEVSKKTGIPVLFNKLIKHKKIFSQTALLGRERFKNVKGAFKVKNPGILENKKILLIDDVFTTGATANECAKELRKAKVKQINIITLACSGEI
- a CDS encoding PTS sugar transporter subunit IIA encodes the protein MNGEKMLTAVIERDLIIPELQAKDKEGAIKEMASKFKKAEIIKNEDVFIKAVNTREALESTAIGGFIAIPHARSDTVMELTVALGKSSQGIEFKSLDNKPVHLIFMIACPPSETKTYLQVLAGIARLCKNEKIRKRLIKTKDMDKIMCFLEGFNIGFGKPEPVKIKNDKTKYTGTDSKK